The Flavobacterium johnsoniae UW101 genomic interval TAGAATACCAGTTAAGTAATATTTTGAATTACAACTTTAAACTGGCCGAAAAAAATCATTTTAACGCTACTGGAGTTTATGAAATTACTTCATCAGAATACAATGAATTTAAAAACTCGGCAAGCAGAATTCCAAGTGATATTTTGGGAATTTACGGTTTAGAAAGTGCTTTTTTAAATACACCTGAAATTGGCGGAAACGAAAGGTCTCTGATTTCATTTGCAGGAAAATTAGAATATGATTTTGACAGCAAATACTATTTTACAGTTTCAGGCAGAGCTGATGGATCTTCAGTATTTGGAGCCAATAATAAATGGGGATTTTTTCCTGCTGTAAATGCCGCATGGAATGTTTCAAATGAAAACTTCATGAAAGAACACGTTCCGGTTATCAGTAATTTAAAATTAAGAGCCAGTTATGGTAAAGTAGGAAACCAGCCAAAAGACCCGTATCAAAGTATGGCGGTTGCAGATCAGAGAGATTATATCATAAACGGAATAAAAGTATCTGGATACGTTCCGGGAACACAATTGTCTAATCCGGATTTGCGCTGGGAAACTTCAACGCAGCTAAACCTTGCAGCAGATTTTGGATTATTTAAAAACCGATTAACAGGAACTGTTGAGGTTTACAATACAGATACTTCTGATTTATTGATTTATGAAACCTTAAATGCAAATACAGGTTATACCAAAAAACTTTCAAATATTGGTAAAGTAAACAACAAAGGTTTAGAAATTACTTTAAATGGTGATTTAATCAAAAAGAAAGACTTCAGATTAAATGTTGGCGCTACTTTCACTAAAAACAAAAACAGCATTGTAAGTATTTATGGAAAAGATGCCAACGGAGACGGAAAAGAAGATGATGATGTTGGAAACTTATGGTTTATAGGAAAACCAATTGATGTGTATTACCGATACAAAGCTGTTGGAATTTATCAGGAAGGAGAAACCATTCCCATTGTTACAGGAACAACTTTATATCCGGGAGACATAAAGTTATACGATGCTAATCCAGCAAATGGTGCCAATCCAAACCCGAATGAAGACCGTGTCATTACATCAAAACTGCCAGATTGGTTTGGAACTTTTTCCTTGGCTTTAGAATACAAACAATTTGATTTCTCGGCAGATATTTATACTGTTCAGGGGGTTACAAGAGATAATTTATTCTTATACGATTATGTAAAAGGAGGTTCTTTGAGAGGAGTAAAAAACGGTATCAAACAAGATTACTGGACACCTGAAAATCCTGGAGGAAACTGGCCGAGACCAAGAGACGGAAACGATCCGCCGTACATCAATACTTTAGGATTACAAGATGCCTCTTACATTCGTTTGCAAAACGTTTCTGTTGGGTTTAAATTTCCAGAAAGCACCCTTAAACCATTAGGATTAAGTAATATGAGATTGTATGTAACCGGAAGCAATTTGGTTACCCTTACAGATTATCAGTCTTACAGCCCAGAGAAAGAAATAAACGATTATCCGGAACCTGTTACTTGTGTTATAGGCTTACAAGTAGGTTTTTAATAACACAGTTTAAGACATTAAATAAAATAAAAATAACAAGATCATGAAAAATATAAATTTTCTATTTGTTTTGATATTCGGACTTTCTTTAGGACTTACTTCATGCGAAGATTTTCTGGAAGAAAACGTAAAAGATCAGGTTTCTGTAGATTATATCTACAATTCTCCTGCAGGATTAGAAGTAGGAGTAAATGCACTTTACAACCAAATGCGTTTTTATAATCTGCCGTCTGGCGATAACAGCGATTTGTGGGCGAATGTTTTCTTTATGGTCGCAACTGATTTAGGATTGCACAGAACCTGGAATACACCTTACGGAACAGGACATAATCCGCAGTCATATACAGGCTCAAAATGGATTCAGGGCTATAAAATTATTGATAGATGTTCGGCAATTATTACATCGGCAAGAACTATAAAAATGGATGAAAATGCCAAAAAAAGATTAGTAGCGCAGGCACGCGTTATTAGAGGAGAATTGTATCTGGATTTAAAACAAATGTATGGAGGTATTTTAATTGATACTATCCCAACAACTCCTCAAAACATCAATGATCCGGTAGAATATAAAGTAGCCAGCGATGCTGATGTATATCGATTAATCGATGCTGATTTAGACTATGCGATTGCCAATCTTCCTTTTAAAGTAGATCCGGGACGTTATGGTCAGGGAGTTGCGAGACACATTCGCGGAAAAAGCGCATTATGGCAGGAAGACTGGACAGAAGCTGCAGCACAATTTGACGCCATTATTAACGACGGAACACATGGTTTAGTGGCTCTTGTTGATGTTTGGGGACAAAATGCCAATCATAAAGAATCTCTTTTTACTTATCAAAAAGACTTTTTATTAGGACCGGAAGATGGGTTAGCTGGCGGCGGCGGTTCGTGGTTAAGCAGCGTTTTTACACACAGAACTTACGAATTAAACGCAAACGAACTAATTCAGGATGTGGCTTATGGAGGTCAGGCTTTAGGATGGTTTTATCCAAATAATTACTTGAAATCACTTTACGATCAGGCAAACGATCTTCGATTCAAAACTTATTATTATTCAGATAATTATCAAGATTATAAAATCAATGTTCCGGGAAATCCAAAATTTGGACAGCCAATTACCAATCCGGCTATTGCTGCACCAAATGGAAATTACAGAGCATGGCATTGGAGTTTGAAAAAATACCATGATACAGAAAAACTGCCAATGACCTCAAACAGTTACAAAGATTATATGTATTACAGACTGGCAGAAACGTATCTGCTGGCATCAGAAGCACATCATAATTTAGGCAACGATACAAAAGCATTAGCATATTTAAACAAAGTAAGAAGAAGAGGTTATACAGGAAATCCTGAAAGCACCGTAACCACTTTTGATTTGACTGCCTGGACTTTAAACAACTATTTAGACGAATCGGCAAGAGAATTAGCTTTTGAAAACAACAGATGGTTCTTGTTAAAAAGATTAGGGCTTTTGGTAGAAAGACAAAATTTATATTTCCGTTCAAGCCCGTCTGGAACTATTTCGGGAGAAGTACCTTTAAAAATGACACCGGCAATGGTAAACATGCCAATTCCGCAGAGCCAGATAGATTTAATGGGAAAACCAGAAGGATTTAATGTTGGATACAATTAATGATTTAACACATAGAAACATAGATTGAAAACTAATAAAAGAGTTTAAAAAGAGAAAATATTTTCTCTATGTTTCTATGTGTTAGAAAAATATATAGAATGAGTTAAGGTTAAAGTTAGTAATAACCCGTCCGGAAGTTAGAATATTCCTGATCTGACTTCCGGATTTAAAAAGAAAACACATGAAAAGTAAACAATATATTTTAGGAGTATTAACCGCTTTGCTGTTTGCCTCTTGCAGCAACGATGAAAAAGTAGTTTTGAAATATGCAGATGAAGGCGATTCAGGCAATCCGAATCCGATTACGCAGACTTTAAAAGAAAAAGCAAAATTTAAAATTGGAGCTGCTGTAAAAATGAAAGATCTCCAAAACGAAGCCAATTATAAAAATGCTGTTTTAAAACATTACAATCAGATTACAGCCGAATTTGAAATGAAAATGGCAAGCATCTGGACATCTTCAACAGCATATAATTATACTGCAGCGGATTATTTAGTAGGATTTGCCCAAGATAATAAGATGGAAGTTCACGGACATACTTTGGTTTGGTACGATTCATTTCCGGAATGGTTTAAAAAAGCCCAATACGATTCGATTGCATTTGAAGCCAAAGTAAAAGTCTACATTACTGATGTCGTAGGACGCTACAAAGGAAAAGTAAAAAGCTGGGATGTTGTTAATGAAGTTTTTGCAGACGGCGGTGCCATGAGAAACGAAACGGTTATCAATTCACTGTTTAAAGATCCAATTGGATTTTACGGAAGATGTTTTCGCTATGCAAAAGCTGCAGATCCTGATGCTAAATTATTTTACAACGATTACAGCGTAGTTCTGGATGCAGGAAAAAGAGCCTCAATCAAAAAAATGGTAGCAAGATTCAAGGCAAACGGAGTACCAATTGACGGTTTAGGAGATCAGTTTCATTATGCCACAGATACCAACAGGCAAACGATGAAAACCGGTTTTACAGATCTTGCTTCAACAGGATTGTTAATTCATATTTCAGAGTTGGATATTAAAGTCAATACTGGAAAATCAGATTCGTATGTTTTTAATGATGTTGAAAATCAGAAACAGGCAGAAACCTATAAATACATTACAACTATGTATGAAGAGCTGCCTCAAACCCAAAAGTTTGCCATTTCAACCTGGGGAGTAACAGATAAATATACATGGCTTACAAGTTTCTGGCACTCAAAAGAATATCCATTGCTTTTAGATGCTGATTATAATAAAAAACCAGCTTATCAGGGATTCTTAGACGGATTGAAGTAGAATTTTAGAATAAAGAGAATAGAATATAGAAAAGAAAAAATTCTAAGAAAAGTCTTTTCTCTATGTTCTTTCTTTTATTCTCTAAAAAATTAACCAAAAAACATTGAAATCATGACCATAAAACTAAATCATATATCTAAATTAAAATACCTGTTTTTAGTTCTTTTCGCAGGTTTATTTTCCTGCGAAGATGATGTACGCGAAGTATACCTTTATAAAAAAGGAGAATTAAGCGCAACTTCAACAAATACAGCTATTAAAGGAGGCGAAACAGTAACGTATACTGATGCATCAACAAAAGTGCGTGCCATTAAGTGGACTTTTCCAGGCGGTTCGCCGGGAGCATCAATTGAGCCTAATGTTGAAGTAAAATATACCAAAGCAGGAACTTTTACAACCACTTTAGAAATCACCTTTGTAGACAATACAACTCAAAAGAAAACTTTTACGGTTGAGGTTGAAGCACCGCCGACACCTCCAATTGTTATTCCGGCAGATGCTCTTAAAATTTACTCTGAAAATCCGGATTTTACAAAAACTGCTCCGGTTTTAAACTGGGTTTCAAGCAATCAGTTTGTAATTAAAGAAGTTGCTCAAGACGGTTACGAAGGTGCTTACAGAAATTTTTCTCTTCCTGCGACACCGCCGGCTGCAGAAGCAAAATGGGCAATGGCAATTTTACAGTTTGTAAATTTCACCGATATCTCATCTTATACTTATATCAATATGGCAGTGAGAACTACAAGTACAGGAAAAATCAGATTTAGAATGAAAGATGCCTCTAATACTGGTTATGTAGAATTTGATGCCACAAGTAATTTATACGGACTAAAAAGAGACGGAAGCTGGAACATGGTCAAAATTCCAATTGCCGATTACAAAAAACAGAATCCGCTGTTAGACTTAACAAAAATCAAAGATATTTTGGTTTTAAGAAGCGTTGATCCGGAAGATGTTAGAGCATTAAATAATTACACTTTCGATTTCGATCATATTTATTTATCGAAATAAGATTTCTTTTTTATTACACAATTTCTTTATGGGGCAGTTTTTTTGCTGTCCCATAATTCTTCAAAAACAATTAAAATGAATTTAAAGAAACATTCCGTTTATGCCTTATTCGGTTTTTTAAGTCTCACATTGCATGCGCAGCATAAAAATACATATCAAAAAGTCGAAGCCAGACAAAATGCTTTAGATCCAAAATGGGTAGCGTATGATGCTAAAACTATTGATAAACTTCCTGGATTTAAAATTAAAAAAGAGTCATCAGCCTCTGTTTACGGCAGTTCTAAAATGTGGCAGAAAGAAGCAACCGGATTTTTTAGAACCGAAAAAATAGACAACAGATGGTGGATTATTGACCCGGAAGGTTATCCCTATATTTATAAAGGAATTGCGGTATTTAATGCAGGACGTTCTGAAAATCAGCAAAAAGCATTTGATAAGAAATACGGCAGCAAAGAAAACTGGGTAAAACAAGAATCAAAATTACTTCGCGATAACGGATTTAACGGCGTAGGAGCATGGTCGAATGTTGATTTAGTTCGAAATGCTGAAAATCCTTTGGTTTACACGGTTATCATTTCGCCAATGGGAATGTATCATTCCGATCATATTAAAAAATTTGGAGGAAAATATAAAGAAGCAAGCTGGCAGAATTACCGTTTTGATTTGGTAATGGTTTTTGATAAAGAATTTGATTCTTACATTGAAAAATCGGTAAAAGAGATTGCTCAGTACAAAGATGATAAGTATTTGATGGGTTATTTTACTGATAATGAACTGCCTTGGTATAACGACGCATTAGATAAACATTTAACTTTATTGGCCAAAGATGAACAGGGTTATATTGCTGCAAAAGAGTGGTTTGATAAAAGAAAAGGATTCAATGCTTCAATCTCTGATATTACTCAGGAAGACCGAATGGCATTTACTGCTTTTTACTTTGAAACTTACATGAAAAAGGTAACCGAGGCATTAAGAAAAGCAGATCCAAACCATATGTATTTAGGATGCCGATTCAATCAGGATAAAGATCAGGAACTAACTAATCCGGAGATTTTTAAAGTGGCAGGAAAGTA includes:
- a CDS encoding SusC/RagA family TonB-linked outer membrane protein; translation: MKNNKPEKILFLGGNYLKLILMFFLCILASNVKAQESTVSGKVVDNAGLPLPGVNVHVKGSTKGTQTDFDGNFSISTAPKSTLVFSFIGMDEVTVDTENKKNLKVVLKPSSQALDEIIVVGYGTKKKSDVISSVASVKPGDMTKVATSDVGEMLRGKAAGVQVSLADGGPGSSSSIQIRGKKSINGSNEPIVIADGVVIGNINDVNANDIASLEILKDAAAQSIYGARASNGVILITTKRGKTGKAKIAYNGFSGVQTINRNFDIYSGEEFAQLKREAYRTSNGGVYRPDDQVFSPLELESVQSGKYIDWEKYALRTGTTNNHSLSISSGTDKTSIFSSINYINTTGVIPNSDFEKVAMRVNVDQRVADWLKIGMNVSLQFSETNRPNVGNVLNNAINTSPLGRIYNDDGSFRYLPGGIQETPNPLIDIYETTTNELNRNDIMNIFLDINLAKGFTYKLNASRRSWNYKAMAFNTSRSLSGIANSGQGSGSILYKDNVEYQLSNILNYNFKLAEKNHFNATGVYEITSSEYNEFKNSASRIPSDILGIYGLESAFLNTPEIGGNERSLISFAGKLEYDFDSKYYFTVSGRADGSSVFGANNKWGFFPAVNAAWNVSNENFMKEHVPVISNLKLRASYGKVGNQPKDPYQSMAVADQRDYIINGIKVSGYVPGTQLSNPDLRWETSTQLNLAADFGLFKNRLTGTVEVYNTDTSDLLIYETLNANTGYTKKLSNIGKVNNKGLEITLNGDLIKKKDFRLNVGATFTKNKNSIVSIYGKDANGDGKEDDDVGNLWFIGKPIDVYYRYKAVGIYQEGETIPIVTGTTLYPGDIKLYDANPANGANPNPNEDRVITSKLPDWFGTFSLALEYKQFDFSADIYTVQGVTRDNLFLYDYVKGGSLRGVKNGIKQDYWTPENPGGNWPRPRDGNDPPYINTLGLQDASYIRLQNVSVGFKFPESTLKPLGLSNMRLYVTGSNLVTLTDYQSYSPEKEINDYPEPVTCVIGLQVGF
- a CDS encoding endo-1,4-beta-xylanase → MKSKQYILGVLTALLFASCSNDEKVVLKYADEGDSGNPNPITQTLKEKAKFKIGAAVKMKDLQNEANYKNAVLKHYNQITAEFEMKMASIWTSSTAYNYTAADYLVGFAQDNKMEVHGHTLVWYDSFPEWFKKAQYDSIAFEAKVKVYITDVVGRYKGKVKSWDVVNEVFADGGAMRNETVINSLFKDPIGFYGRCFRYAKAADPDAKLFYNDYSVVLDAGKRASIKKMVARFKANGVPIDGLGDQFHYATDTNRQTMKTGFTDLASTGLLIHISELDIKVNTGKSDSYVFNDVENQKQAETYKYITTMYEELPQTQKFAISTWGVTDKYTWLTSFWHSKEYPLLLDADYNKKPAYQGFLDGLK
- a CDS encoding PKD domain-containing protein, producing the protein MTIKLNHISKLKYLFLVLFAGLFSCEDDVREVYLYKKGELSATSTNTAIKGGETVTYTDASTKVRAIKWTFPGGSPGASIEPNVEVKYTKAGTFTTTLEITFVDNTTQKKTFTVEVEAPPTPPIVIPADALKIYSENPDFTKTAPVLNWVSSNQFVIKEVAQDGYEGAYRNFSLPATPPAAEAKWAMAILQFVNFTDISSYTYINMAVRTTSTGKIRFRMKDASNTGYVEFDATSNLYGLKRDGSWNMVKIPIADYKKQNPLLDLTKIKDILVLRSVDPEDVRALNNYTFDFDHIYLSK
- a CDS encoding RagB/SusD family nutrient uptake outer membrane protein; the encoded protein is MKNINFLFVLIFGLSLGLTSCEDFLEENVKDQVSVDYIYNSPAGLEVGVNALYNQMRFYNLPSGDNSDLWANVFFMVATDLGLHRTWNTPYGTGHNPQSYTGSKWIQGYKIIDRCSAIITSARTIKMDENAKKRLVAQARVIRGELYLDLKQMYGGILIDTIPTTPQNINDPVEYKVASDADVYRLIDADLDYAIANLPFKVDPGRYGQGVARHIRGKSALWQEDWTEAAAQFDAIINDGTHGLVALVDVWGQNANHKESLFTYQKDFLLGPEDGLAGGGGSWLSSVFTHRTYELNANELIQDVAYGGQALGWFYPNNYLKSLYDQANDLRFKTYYYSDNYQDYKINVPGNPKFGQPITNPAIAAPNGNYRAWHWSLKKYHDTEKLPMTSNSYKDYMYYRLAETYLLASEAHHNLGNDTKALAYLNKVRRRGYTGNPESTVTTFDLTAWTLNNYLDESARELAFENNRWFLLKRLGLLVERQNLYFRSSPSGTISGEVPLKMTPAMVNMPIPQSQIDLMGKPEGFNVGYN